In Anopheles gambiae chromosome 2, idAnoGambNW_F1_1, whole genome shotgun sequence, a single window of DNA contains:
- the LOC1273737 gene encoding actin-binding protein WASF3 — protein MNLFTVFFALVLAVATVAGQRFGFPHTSQFGLASLTGDFGGPSAFGGQDLSGTLNAGIRDPRQNRGPVVFPPAPADAPVESSGVIVGASGYGFVPPNTPQKFRKKAPPYRYPPAPWKLPVPAAATTGTSQRPKKPGIVKLTPTVPIGSYKKPTPPKWFRFYKGPGTAAVRKPPPVPPPAPHGLGYGGSSVFVGRPKAVATSVSYATRH, from the exons TTCACCGTGTTCTTCGCCCTCGTCCTGGCAGTGGCCACCGTCGCCGGCCAACGGTTCGGTTTCCCGCACACGTCCCAGTTCGGGCTCGCCTCGCTGACCGGTGACTTCGGTGGACCGAGCGCCTTCGGTGGACAGGATTTGTCAGGTACTTTGAACGCTGGTATCAGAGATCCGCGACAGAACCGAG GACCCGTTGTGTTCCCGCCAGCGCCCGCCGATGCTCCAGTTGAGTCGAGCGGAGTGATTGTTGGTGCTTCCGGATACGGTTTCGTGCCACCGAATACGCCCCAGA AATTCAGGAAAAAGGCCCCGCCATACCGATATCCGCCAGCGCCCTGGAAGCTGCCCGTTccggccgccgccaccaccggcaccTCGCAGCGGCCCAAGAAGCCCGGCATCGTCAAGCTAACGCCGACCGTTCCGATCGGGAGCTACAAGAAGCCGACGCCGCCCAAGTGGTTCCGGTTCTACAAGGGACCGGGTACGGCGGCCGTACGGAAACCGCCGCCCGTGCCCCCGCCAGCACCGCACGGCCTAGGGTACGGTGGGTCGAGTGTGTTTGTTGGCCGCCCGAAAGCGGTTGCCACAAGCGTTAGCTACGCGACGCGACACTAG